A window of the Desulfobacula toluolica Tol2 genome harbors these coding sequences:
- a CDS encoding selenium metabolism-associated LysR family transcriptional regulator, which yields MDLWQLHIFVSVVENKSFSKASCAINLSQPTVSSHIKELEDHFKCRLLDRLGKITEPTKAGEILYQYSKKLLTLRDQSEAAMNDFLGRTKGNLFIGGSTIPSCYIIPRLIGPFSKQFPDISIELTAGDTMEIVQKIKKGSIEIGIVGAKIDDPQIKQEKLVADEMKLIVPYNHKWADQTFVDCSNLFEERFIAREKGSGTWQSILKSMDEAGLNSKKLNTSITMGNTVSVIQGILNHVGISILSTIAVQDDINKGRLKALSVKGLDLDRFFYLTLSKKRTLSPICNKFIEFARQPLHTDETA from the coding sequence ATGGATCTGTGGCAGCTTCATATCTTTGTGTCCGTTGTTGAGAACAAAAGTTTTTCAAAGGCATCTTGTGCTATTAATCTTTCTCAACCCACGGTGAGCAGTCACATAAAAGAACTTGAAGACCATTTCAAATGCCGCCTTTTAGACCGGCTTGGAAAAATCACGGAACCCACAAAAGCCGGAGAAATTCTTTATCAATATTCAAAAAAACTCTTAACCCTTAGAGACCAGTCAGAAGCAGCCATGAATGATTTTCTGGGCAGAACAAAAGGAAATCTTTTTATTGGCGGAAGCACTATTCCTTCCTGCTATATCATCCCAAGGCTTATCGGACCGTTTTCAAAACAATTCCCTGATATTTCCATTGAATTGACTGCCGGTGACACCATGGAGATTGTCCAAAAAATAAAAAAAGGGTCAATAGAAATTGGTATTGTGGGTGCGAAAATAGATGATCCTCAAATCAAACAGGAAAAGCTGGTTGCCGATGAGATGAAACTGATTGTTCCATATAATCATAAATGGGCGGATCAAACCTTTGTTGACTGTTCAAATCTCTTTGAAGAAAGATTTATTGCAAGAGAGAAAGGATCGGGAACATGGCAATCCATACTTAAAAGTATGGATGAAGCAGGATTAAATTCAAAAAAACTCAACACAAGTATTACAATGGGAAACACTGTTTCCGTCATTCAGGGCATATTAAACCACGTCGGGATATCCATCCTGTCAACCATTGCCGTCCAGGATGATATCAATAAAGGGCGTCTAAAAGCTTTATCCGTGAAAGGTCTTGATCTTGACCGTTTTTTTTACCTGACCCTGTCAAAAAAAAGGACCTTGTCTCCCATTTGTAACAAATTCATCGAATTTGCACGACAACCCCTACATACAGACGAAACAGCCTGA
- the coaD gene encoding pantetheine-phosphate adenylyltransferase: MTDKKRIAIYPGSFDPLTNGHIDIIERALDIFDQVIVAILHNPAKKALFTMKERVDMINQSFKNNKCVQVDSFGGLLVDYAKMKNAVAVIRGMRAISDFESEFQMALMNRKLNKEIQSVFLMTGLRWIFTSSSIIKEAAQFGGDITDMVPEAVHQKMMEKFPKIKE; this comes from the coding sequence ATGACGGACAAAAAAAGAATAGCAATCTACCCCGGTTCCTTTGATCCTTTAACCAACGGACATATTGATATTATTGAACGGGCCCTGGATATTTTTGACCAGGTGATTGTGGCAATATTGCACAATCCTGCTAAAAAAGCTCTTTTTACCATGAAAGAAAGAGTGGATATGATCAACCAAAGCTTTAAAAACAACAAATGTGTTCAGGTAGATTCTTTTGGCGGACTTCTTGTGGATTATGCAAAAATGAAAAATGCCGTAGCCGTTATCAGGGGAATGCGTGCCATCTCTGATTTTGAAAGCGAATTTCAGATGGCATTGATGAACAGAAAACTAAACAAGGAAATACAATCTGTTTTTTTGATGACCGGGTTAAGATGGATTTTTACCAGTTCATCCATTATCAAGGAAGCAGCGCAGTTTGGCGGAGATATCACTGACATGGTTCCGGAAGCTGTCCATCAAAAAATGATGGAAAAATTTCCCAAAATAAAGGAATAA
- the rsmD gene encoding 16S rRNA (guanine(966)-N(2))-methyltransferase RsmD: MRIISGSCKGRKLFKLQGRQIRPTSDRTREAVFNILGQNIKKAKVLDLFAGTGALGIEALSRGAEHTTFIDRDCDIIRQNLNICRFEKNSTVICCDILKANPFKSLNGQQFNIVFIDPPYGKGYIEQTLEKEFFTDLLNENGIIIAEHSCKESLQIELPGIDIYRQKKYSKTMISFINKK; encoded by the coding sequence ATGAGAATCATCAGCGGCAGTTGCAAAGGAAGAAAACTTTTTAAGCTTCAGGGGCGACAGATCCGCCCAACATCCGACCGCACAAGAGAGGCTGTTTTTAATATCCTGGGACAAAACATCAAAAAGGCAAAAGTGCTTGATCTTTTTGCCGGAACCGGTGCGTTGGGCATAGAAGCCTTAAGCCGAGGTGCTGAACATACCACGTTTATTGACAGGGACTGTGATATCATCCGTCAAAACCTTAATATTTGCCGGTTTGAAAAAAACTCCACGGTCATCTGTTGTGATATTTTAAAGGCAAACCCTTTTAAAAGCCTCAATGGGCAGCAATTTAATATTGTGTTCATTGATCCGCCTTATGGGAAGGGGTATATTGAACAGACCCTTGAAAAAGAATTTTTTACAGATCTGTTAAATGAGAATGGTATCATCATTGCCGAACACTCTTGCAAGGAAAGCCTTCAAATTGAACTTCCCGGCATTGACATTTACAGACAAAAAAAATACTCAAAAACAATGATTTCCTTTATAAACAAAAAATGA
- a CDS encoding sigma-54-dependent transcriptional regulator — translation MYPAVLIVDDETAIIESLEGILSDDGFEVIHAFNGYEALKKIETESPDIVLLDIWMPGMDGIETLKEIKKITPNLPVVMITGHGTIESAVDATKSGAYDFLEKPLSIDKVMVTINNALNFRKLEEENRYLRKKSIEKNSITGTSPAVQKLYGQIMSAAPSDAAILITGENGTGKEMVARTIHQFSARPEQPFIIINCAAIPEENLDSELFGHEKGAFEEATSKNKGKFELASGGTLFLDEIGDMNINTQAKILRALESKTFQRIGGGRTLHMDVRLIASSNKNLEKEIEAGNFRKDLYFRLNVIPIHVPVLRDRKQDIPLLVDNFLEKLSKQSSGRKKSISENALNLLLDYEWPGNVRELKNLVERLYIMVESNHIDVADIPEPYNPKCKPKELIQKTFSLYEDDLALARKRFEKEFIKQKLSQEGGDLASVAQKLGTSIKYIQKSIL, via the coding sequence ATGTATCCTGCCGTATTAATTGTTGATGATGAAACAGCCATCATAGAATCCTTAGAAGGTATTCTGTCAGATGATGGATTTGAAGTCATACATGCCTTTAACGGGTATGAAGCATTAAAAAAAATTGAGACCGAATCCCCTGACATTGTTCTGCTGGATATCTGGATGCCTGGAATGGACGGAATTGAAACCTTAAAAGAAATCAAAAAAATAACCCCCAATCTTCCGGTGGTCATGATTACGGGCCACGGGACAATTGAATCTGCGGTTGATGCGACAAAATCAGGGGCCTATGACTTCCTTGAAAAACCATTATCCATTGACAAGGTTATGGTCACCATCAACAATGCACTGAACTTTAGAAAGCTTGAAGAAGAAAACAGATACCTGCGCAAAAAGAGCATTGAAAAAAATTCCATAACCGGAACCAGCCCTGCTGTTCAAAAACTATACGGACAAATCATGAGTGCCGCGCCCTCAGATGCTGCCATCCTTATTACCGGCGAAAACGGCACGGGAAAAGAGATGGTTGCCAGAACCATTCATCAATTCAGTGCAAGACCGGAACAACCTTTTATCATTATCAACTGTGCCGCCATTCCCGAAGAAAATCTGGACAGTGAACTGTTTGGTCATGAAAAAGGAGCCTTTGAAGAGGCTACATCAAAAAACAAAGGAAAATTTGAATTAGCTTCGGGAGGCACGCTCTTTCTGGATGAAATCGGGGATATGAATATCAATACCCAGGCAAAAATATTAAGAGCCCTTGAATCAAAAACATTCCAGAGAATTGGAGGGGGAAGAACCCTTCACATGGATGTCCGCCTTATTGCTTCATCCAACAAAAATCTTGAAAAAGAAATTGAAGCCGGTAATTTCAGAAAGGATCTTTATTTCAGGTTAAATGTCATCCCCATTCATGTACCTGTGTTAAGAGACAGAAAACAAGACATTCCACTGCTGGTGGACAATTTTCTTGAAAAATTATCCAAACAGTCTTCAGGAAGAAAAAAAAGCATCTCTGAAAACGCCCTTAACCTCCTTTTGGACTATGAATGGCCGGGCAATGTCAGGGAGTTGAAAAACCTTGTGGAACGGCTCTACATAATGGTTGAAAGCAACCATATTGACGTGGCGGATATTCCTGAACCCTATAATCCCAAATGCAAACCAAAGGAATTGATCCAAAAAACCTTTTCCCTTTATGAAGATGATCTGGCACTTGCCAGAAAACGGTTTGAAAAAGAATTCATAAAACAGAAACTTTCCCAGGAAGGCGGAGATCTGGCATCTGTTGCCCAAAAACTTGGAACAAGTATAAAATATATTCAAAAAAGCATTTTATAA
- a CDS encoding sensor histidine kinase: MPQSNHLKNKPSSKKNEGALILVILITVGILTFIETRVTDLGSDFPLSSTVLMFILINTNLLLLLALLLLVFRNLAKLYYEKKNNILGSKLKTRLVAAFIVLALLPTTVLFFFSIQFISTSIAFWFNTPVEQTLDSSLAVGQKLYEYIEEQNEFFAKRAAFQIDSRKLLDKENEKKLSRYSQVIQRAFNRHAVEIYMPDAKRISLSLANELDNLYLGLLTNNDLTNITEGQNSHTISQNIKQGEFLRTIATIPFGSNPQKARAFIVITTLISPELSQNLQAILKGIEEYHQLKMAKRPAQISYYIALSIVALLVVFCAVWFGFQLAKSITIPIMKFAEGTQRVTDGDLNYQIDFQTDDEIGTLIKSFNSMTKQLAAGRQQIAFSGEMLKQQNIELKKSRQYIEIVLKNISAGVISIDNKGTITTINKAAESMLDINSQNILNQNFKDVLKNDYLQIANKIYEQVSQGHETLELPLSAAISGTPKHFYLNLNILKDDMNKNVGAVLVFDDVTELEKAQRMAAWREVARRIAHEVKNPLTPIKLSAQRLKRKYGKQIQDEIFNNCADTIVEHVDLIRNLVNQFAAFAKFPDANVNQCRIENIILETIALYREGLENVDIQYSFAHNIPMLELDHQHMKQAFINLFENAVYAVKKDGMILIDVSHDEILKIVRIEFADNGKGISDKEKTKLFEPYFSTKKSGMGLGLAIVNSIISDHNGVIRVQDNKPKGAKFIIELPA; this comes from the coding sequence ATGCCCCAATCAAACCACTTAAAAAACAAACCGTCCTCTAAAAAAAATGAGGGTGCTTTAATTCTTGTTATACTGATTACCGTTGGTATCCTGACTTTTATTGAGACCCGTGTTACCGACCTTGGAAGTGATTTTCCCTTGTCCAGCACGGTATTGATGTTTATCCTGATCAACACCAATTTATTGCTGTTGCTGGCATTGCTGTTACTGGTCTTTAGAAACCTTGCAAAGCTTTACTATGAAAAAAAGAACAACATTCTGGGGTCTAAACTCAAAACCCGTCTGGTTGCTGCATTTATTGTACTGGCACTGCTGCCGACAACGGTTCTGTTTTTTTTTTCCATTCAATTTATTTCTACAAGCATTGCCTTCTGGTTTAACACGCCGGTTGAGCAGACCTTGGACAGCTCATTGGCAGTCGGTCAAAAACTATATGAATATATTGAAGAACAAAACGAATTTTTTGCCAAAAGAGCTGCATTTCAAATTGACTCCCGAAAACTTCTGGACAAAGAAAATGAGAAAAAGCTGTCCAGGTATTCCCAGGTCATTCAAAGGGCATTCAACCGGCATGCTGTTGAAATTTATATGCCGGATGCCAAGCGCATAAGCCTGTCCCTGGCAAATGAACTGGATAATCTTTATTTAGGCCTTCTGACCAATAACGATTTAACAAATATCACTGAAGGACAAAATAGCCACACCATTTCCCAGAACATTAAACAAGGTGAATTTTTAAGAACCATTGCGACCATTCCTTTTGGTTCAAACCCCCAAAAAGCACGTGCATTCATTGTTATAACCACTCTGATATCACCTGAACTGTCCCAAAACCTGCAAGCTATTTTAAAGGGAATTGAAGAATATCATCAGCTTAAAATGGCAAAAAGACCGGCACAGATATCTTACTATATTGCACTTTCAATTGTTGCTTTGCTGGTTGTTTTCTGTGCTGTCTGGTTTGGGTTTCAACTGGCAAAATCCATTACAATTCCAATCATGAAATTTGCCGAAGGAACGCAAAGAGTTACAGATGGGGACTTGAATTATCAGATTGATTTTCAGACAGATGATGAAATCGGAACCCTTATCAAGTCCTTTAATTCCATGACCAAACAACTTGCCGCAGGAAGGCAGCAGATTGCGTTTTCCGGAGAGATGCTCAAGCAACAAAACATTGAACTTAAAAAAAGCCGGCAATACATTGAAATTGTATTAAAAAACATTTCTGCGGGTGTGATCTCCATTGACAATAAAGGAACCATTACAACCATCAACAAAGCTGCCGAATCTATGCTGGATATTAACAGCCAAAATATTTTAAATCAAAATTTCAAAGATGTTTTAAAAAATGACTATTTACAAATTGCCAATAAAATTTACGAACAAGTCTCTCAGGGCCATGAGACCCTTGAGCTACCACTTTCCGCAGCTATTTCAGGCACTCCCAAACACTTTTACCTGAACCTCAATATATTAAAAGATGATATGAACAAAAATGTCGGTGCCGTTCTGGTGTTTGATGATGTCACTGAACTTGAAAAAGCCCAGAGAATGGCTGCCTGGAGAGAAGTTGCCAGGAGGATTGCCCATGAGGTAAAAAACCCCTTAACACCGATAAAATTATCTGCTCAAAGGCTGAAACGCAAATATGGAAAACAAATCCAGGATGAAATTTTTAACAATTGTGCCGACACCATTGTGGAACATGTGGACCTGATTAGAAATCTTGTCAACCAGTTTGCCGCATTTGCAAAATTTCCAGATGCCAATGTTAACCAATGCAGGATTGAAAACATTATTCTTGAAACCATTGCGCTTTACAGGGAAGGCCTTGAAAATGTAGATATCCAATACAGTTTTGCCCATAATATTCCCATGTTGGAACTGGATCATCAGCATATGAAACAGGCATTTATCAACCTGTTTGAAAATGCCGTATATGCTGTAAAAAAAGACGGCATGATTTTGATTGATGTTTCCCATGATGAGATTCTAAAAATTGTAAGGATTGAATTTGCCGACAATGGCAAAGGCATATCCGATAAAGAAAAAACCAAATTATTTGAACCTTATTTTTCCACAAAAAAATCTGGAATGGGACTGGGTCTTGCCATTGTCAACTCTATCATTTCCGATCATAATGGTGTAATAAGGGTTCAGGATAACAAACCCAAAGGTGCAAAATTTATTATTGAGCTGCCTGCTTAA
- a CDS encoding DUF4390 domain-containing protein, giving the protein MKRSSLHNTSFQQYIIVFVILCFLLPCSAFAKQTAVIKNIKLANTRDDLLTYFDVKQAFTERLNQAALNGIPTTFSFYIALYKTGGLWFDKKIAKIQINSTLKYNPLKKEFTVLRPWKNETPVITQSFQKAKSLMTEIDNLKIIPLNQLVKGDKYQLRIKAKLDKVTLPLSLHTVLFFVSFWDFETNWYLINFTY; this is encoded by the coding sequence ATGAAAAGATCCTCTCTCCATAACACAAGCTTTCAACAATATATCATAGTATTTGTAATTCTCTGTTTTTTATTGCCTTGTAGTGCATTTGCAAAGCAAACGGCTGTAATTAAAAACATCAAACTTGCCAACACAAGAGATGATCTTCTAACCTATTTTGATGTAAAACAAGCATTCACAGAGAGACTAAACCAGGCCGCCCTGAATGGTATTCCAACCACATTTTCGTTTTATATTGCACTATATAAGACAGGCGGGTTATGGTTTGATAAAAAAATCGCCAAGATTCAAATCAACTCTACGCTAAAGTATAATCCACTTAAAAAAGAGTTCACTGTTTTACGGCCATGGAAAAATGAAACGCCAGTCATTACACAGTCATTTCAAAAAGCAAAATCCTTGATGACTGAAATTGACAACTTAAAAATAATCCCCCTGAATCAACTTGTTAAAGGGGATAAATACCAGCTCAGAATCAAGGCCAAACTGGATAAAGTAACCCTTCCCTTATCACTTCACACTGTTCTCTTTTTTGTCTCATTCTGGGATTTTGAAACAAACTGGTATTTAATCAATTTTACCTATTAG
- the lpxC gene encoding UDP-3-O-acyl-N-acetylglucosamine deacetylase, whose amino-acid sequence MSRYFLQRTLSKRICVSGTGVHSGKQTHLTLNPAPENHGIKFRRIDLPGTQDIQALFKRVVDTSLATVLGTNGAIVSTIEHLMACFAGLEIDNALVEVDDYEIPIMDGSAKVFTQMIQDAGIVEQSAPKHFLIVKKPIKVTDNDKSVIVYPESCFKITCRIHFDHPLIGEQKIIFDRAKNNFEKEISYARTFGFVQDIELLKKFSLGKGGSLDNAIILDKNKILNKEGLRYPDEFVRHKLLDSLGDFSLLGMPIRGHIVTNKSGHTLNHLFIEKFLENKDAWETGPEKFK is encoded by the coding sequence ATGAGCAGATATTTTTTACAACGGACACTTTCAAAACGCATCTGTGTTTCAGGAACAGGGGTTCATTCAGGCAAACAAACACACCTGACCCTGAACCCGGCACCGGAAAATCACGGCATAAAATTCAGGCGGATCGACCTGCCCGGCACTCAGGATATTCAGGCGCTTTTCAAACGGGTTGTCGACACCAGCCTTGCAACGGTGTTAGGAACCAATGGTGCCATTGTATCGACGATTGAACACCTAATGGCCTGTTTTGCAGGCCTTGAAATTGACAATGCCCTGGTGGAAGTCGATGATTATGAAATCCCCATTATGGATGGAAGCGCAAAAGTTTTCACGCAGATGATCCAGGATGCAGGTATTGTGGAACAATCAGCTCCAAAACATTTTTTGATCGTTAAAAAACCAATTAAAGTAACAGATAATGACAAATCAGTGATTGTCTATCCTGAGTCCTGTTTTAAAATAACCTGCCGCATTCATTTTGACCACCCTCTGATCGGGGAACAAAAAATCATATTTGACCGGGCAAAAAACAATTTTGAAAAAGAAATAAGCTACGCCAGGACATTCGGATTTGTTCAGGATATTGAACTGTTAAAAAAATTCAGCCTTGGCAAGGGCGGAAGTCTTGACAATGCCATCATTCTTGATAAAAATAAAATTTTAAATAAAGAAGGGCTAAGATACCCTGATGAATTTGTAAGACATAAACTTTTGGACAGTCTTGGAGATTTTTCCCTGCTTGGCATGCCCATACGGGGACATATCGTTACCAACAAATCAGGACATACCCTGAATCATTTATTCATTGAAAAGTTTTTAGAAAACAAAGATGCCTGGGAAACAGGACCGGAAAAATTCAAATAA
- a CDS encoding YifB family Mg chelatase-like AAA ATPase — protein MLAKVDSCSVVGIDGFIVEVEVDISYGLPVFNIVGLPEVSVRESKDRVKTAIKNSGYAFPMDRVVVNLAPADVKKDGTGFDLPIAMGILAASGALSPDKINDYLISGELSLDGKVKPVKAVLPYALAAKENGYQGIIIPFENAREAAMVSGIDVLPVTSLSQTVDFFSGFAGIEKVHMDLKQLSGFKDSACEMDFSEVSGQFHAKRALEIAAAGSHSVLMTGPPGSGKSMLAKRLPTILPELTFEEAIEVTQIYSVQGFIADKNSSVFSRPFRSPHHTISEAGLVGGGSKPAPGEISLAHNGVLFLDELPEFKKNVLEVLRQPFEDGKVSIVRAGRRAAYPSQFMLVAAMNPCPCGYLSDPMGKCTCTQPQIQKYRSKISGPLLDRIDIQIEVPRVEYKDLAGGTEGEGSSLIRKRVNKARKIQEERLKKSDLFSNAKMSSRHLKVFCPLDGECEKLLEQAVDVLGFSVRACHSVIRVARTIADLEAEPEIKRDHLAEAVQFRSFDRGFGQSC, from the coding sequence TTGCTTGCAAAAGTAGATTCGTGTTCAGTTGTGGGAATTGACGGATTTATTGTTGAGGTTGAAGTTGATATATCTTATGGTCTTCCTGTCTTTAACATTGTCGGATTACCCGAAGTTTCCGTCAGGGAGAGCAAGGACCGGGTGAAGACGGCCATCAAAAATTCCGGATATGCTTTTCCTATGGACCGGGTGGTGGTCAACCTGGCGCCTGCCGATGTGAAAAAGGACGGAACAGGGTTTGATCTGCCCATTGCCATGGGCATCCTGGCTGCATCCGGAGCTCTTTCGCCGGACAAGATCAATGACTATCTTATTTCAGGTGAACTTTCACTTGACGGGAAGGTAAAGCCTGTAAAAGCGGTCCTGCCCTATGCTCTGGCGGCAAAAGAAAATGGATATCAGGGTATCATCATCCCTTTTGAAAATGCCAGGGAAGCTGCCATGGTCTCGGGTATTGATGTTTTGCCGGTAACAAGCCTGTCACAGACTGTTGATTTTTTTTCAGGGTTTGCCGGTATTGAGAAGGTTCATATGGATTTGAAACAGCTCTCAGGTTTCAAAGATAGTGCCTGTGAAATGGATTTTTCCGAGGTAAGCGGTCAATTTCATGCCAAAAGGGCCTTGGAAATAGCCGCTGCCGGTTCTCACAGTGTTTTGATGACGGGGCCGCCGGGATCCGGCAAAAGCATGCTGGCAAAACGGCTTCCCACTATTTTGCCTGAACTGACATTTGAAGAAGCCATTGAGGTTACACAGATCTATTCTGTTCAGGGATTTATTGCAGATAAAAACTCATCTGTTTTTTCAAGACCTTTTCGTTCCCCCCATCACACGATTTCAGAAGCAGGACTTGTGGGAGGCGGATCAAAGCCTGCCCCCGGAGAAATCAGCCTGGCTCATAATGGTGTGCTGTTTTTAGATGAGCTGCCCGAGTTTAAAAAAAACGTGCTGGAAGTGTTAAGACAACCCTTTGAAGATGGAAAGGTTTCCATTGTAAGAGCCGGCAGGAGAGCCGCCTATCCGTCACAATTCATGCTGGTGGCAGCTATGAATCCTTGTCCTTGCGGGTATTTGTCCGATCCCATGGGCAAGTGCACCTGTACGCAGCCCCAGATTCAAAAATACAGATCAAAAATTTCAGGACCGCTTCTGGACAGAATAGATATCCAGATTGAAGTACCCAGAGTCGAGTATAAAGATCTTGCCGGCGGAACTGAAGGTGAAGGATCTTCTCTAATCAGAAAAAGGGTAAATAAAGCCCGGAAGATTCAGGAAGAAAGATTGAAAAAATCAGATTTATTCAGTAATGCCAAAATGAGCAGCCGCCACTTGAAAGTGTTTTGTCCTCTGGATGGCGAATGTGAGAAACTTCTTGAACAGGCGGTTGATGTTCTTGGATTTTCCGTCAGGGCCTGCCATTCCGTGATACGGGTGGCCAGGACCATTGCAGATCTTGAAGCGGAACCTGAAATTAAGCGGGATCATCTGGCCGAAGCCGTCCAGTTCAGGAGTTTTGACAGGGGATTTGGACAATCATGCTGA
- a CDS encoding hotdog family protein has translation MISIHELFKCDPHGIGQLFYQVFVFIPGDELNWFNMSVHSNSEYARGTWFKERSIAGPIIFTVADGLIHNADNIAGFLAGDGYEIYAYIGVNNMKITSPVIFGDTLRAEAEVVELRPTKNPERFLFVYKNRAYNQRDQQVIEYQTTMMVTKKE, from the coding sequence TTGATATCAATCCATGAGCTGTTCAAGTGTGATCCCCATGGCATCGGCCAGCTTTTTTATCAGGTATTCGTATTCATTCCAGGGGATGAGCTCAACTGGTTTAATATGTCGGTTCACAGCAATTCAGAATATGCCAGGGGAACCTGGTTCAAGGAACGCTCAATTGCGGGTCCAATAATTTTTACCGTGGCTGACGGCTTGATTCATAATGCAGATAATATTGCCGGATTTCTGGCCGGGGACGGATATGAAATTTATGCTTATATTGGTGTGAACAATATGAAGATCACGTCTCCTGTGATTTTTGGGGACACCCTGAGGGCTGAAGCAGAGGTCGTTGAGCTTCGTCCGACCAAAAATCCGGAAAGGTTCTTGTTTGTTTACAAAAACAGGGCTTACAACCAGCGTGATCAGCAGGTGATAGAATATCAAACAACAATGATGGTCACTAAAAAAGAGTAA
- a CDS encoding lipocalin family protein, translating into MKKLSIILALFLMGCVGIPENIKPVDNFELEKYLGKWYEIARLDHSFERGLTRITADYSLRNDGGVRVLNRGYSVKENAWKEVEGKAYFVKGSDQGYLKVSFLGPFYGSYIIFGLDHDNYPPVSG; encoded by the coding sequence ATGAAAAAACTATCAATAATATTGGCTTTATTCCTGATGGGGTGTGTTGGAATACCTGAAAATATTAAACCCGTTGATAATTTCGAGTTGGAAAAATATCTGGGCAAGTGGTACGAAATTGCGCGGCTGGATCATTCATTCGAACGGGGGTTGACACGAATAACAGCAGATTACAGTTTGCGCAATGATGGTGGTGTCAGGGTATTGAATCGCGGTTACTCGGTTAAAGAAAACGCCTGGAAAGAGGTCGAAGGGAAGGCTTATTTTGTAAAAGGATCTGATCAGGGTTACCTGAAAGTTTCTTTCTTGGGTCCCTTTTATGGTTCTTATATCATTTTTGGCCTTGATCATGATAATTACCCCCCTGTGTCAGGATAG
- a CDS encoding transposase: protein MGYSIQLKEAVLKKVLQGNKPHHEIAKELGVGRSTIGKWLREYKQNGSIKLKSKEKRPKDWTAEERISAIIKTGSMTADERTAWCRKNGIFIHNLDQWKKDAISAIIPKANKEQIEEYKNLKKEIAALKKDLSRKDKALAETAALLVLKKKAQEIWGESEDD from the coding sequence ATGGGATATTCTATTCAATTAAAAGAAGCTGTGTTAAAAAAGGTGTTACAGGGAAACAAACCCCACCATGAAATTGCAAAAGAATTAGGTGTTGGCCGGTCTACAATCGGTAAATGGTTAAGAGAATACAAACAAAACGGAAGCATAAAATTGAAATCAAAAGAAAAACGCCCCAAAGACTGGACAGCCGAAGAACGTATTTCAGCAATAATTAAAACAGGTTCCATGACTGCTGACGAACGCACTGCCTGGTGCCGCAAAAATGGTATTTTTATCCATAATTTGGACCAGTGGAAAAAAGATGCCATATCAGCAATAATCCCGAAGGCGAATAAAGAACAAATTGAAGAGTACAAAAATCTTAAAAAAGAAATCGCTGCTCTAAAAAAAGACCTGTCCCGTAAAGACAAAGCTCTGGCAGAAACAGCAGCCTTGCTGGTTCTTAAAAAAAAAGCCCAGGAAATCTGGGGGGAGTCAGAGGACGATTGA
- a CDS encoding COG3415 family protein, whose translation MISQEDKKTVLKLISEACKSGARKSKAAQLLGLTIRTLQRWSKNGLLDSRKGSRADPGNKLSDDEKTRIANVLESPEFAESNPNQIVPRLADQGIYLGSESTMYRILSAKRCN comes from the coding sequence TTGATCAGTCAAGAAGACAAAAAAACTGTGTTGAAATTGATTTCAGAGGCCTGTAAATCAGGGGCACGAAAAAGCAAGGCAGCCCAATTATTGGGACTGACCATTCGAACCCTTCAGCGGTGGAGCAAAAATGGCCTATTGGACAGCCGAAAAGGCTCCCGAGCCGACCCTGGTAACAAATTGTCTGATGATGAAAAGACCCGGATAGCCAATGTATTAGAGTCGCCTGAATTTGCTGAGTCCAATCCAAATCAGATCGTACCAAGACTTGCTGACCAGGGAATTTATCTGGGTTCTGAATCAACCATGTACAGAATTCTTAGTGCAAAGCGCTGTAATTAA